One window of the Hyphomicrobiales bacterium genome contains the following:
- a CDS encoding SOS response-associated peptidase has product SWAKDPGIGSRMINARAETVAEKPSFRNALAKRRCLIVADGFFEWQKQPKGPKQPYYITAKDDEPFAFAGLWERWAATGKEPVQSCTIVTTEANAALKPIHDRMPVMLSPDRFEAWLDVDGWPSERAVELLKPFPAVRMVMVAVSTRVNSVKNDVPVCIALLSDG; this is encoded by the coding sequence TCGTGGGCCAAGGACCCGGGCATCGGCTCGAGGATGATCAACGCCCGGGCCGAAACAGTCGCCGAAAAGCCGTCGTTCAGGAACGCGCTCGCCAAGCGCCGCTGCCTGATCGTCGCCGACGGCTTCTTCGAATGGCAAAAACAGCCGAAGGGGCCGAAGCAGCCTTACTACATCACCGCCAAGGACGATGAGCCCTTCGCCTTCGCCGGCCTGTGGGAGCGGTGGGCCGCGACGGGAAAAGAACCCGTCCAGTCCTGCACCATCGTCACCACCGAAGCCAACGCGGCCTTGAAGCCGATCCACGATCGGATGCCGGTGATGCTGTCGCCCGATCGCTTCGAGGCCTGGCTCGACGTCGACGGCTGGCCGTCCGAGCGGGCGGTCGAATTGCTCAAGCCCTTCCCCGCGGTGCGCATGGTCATGGTCGCCGTCTCGACCCGCGTCAACAGCGTCAAGAACGACGTTCCTGTGTGCATCGCGCTGCTCAGCGATGGATAA